Part of the Zingiber officinale cultivar Zhangliang chromosome 8A, Zo_v1.1, whole genome shotgun sequence genome, GGCAACAAACGCCAAGCGCAATCTGCAGCCCCCGTTTGCTCCGGCAACAAAGGGCAAGCACAACCTGCAGCCTCCCTCTGCTCCGGTGGCAAACGACAAGCACGATCTCGCATGGAGGGGAGAGAATACTGCTTCCTCCGTTGTTTCGCCGCATGCTTCCTCCGGAGCCAACCTCTCTACTGTTGAGAGAGCGAGACCTGTTGAGTCATTCGCCGACGAGATAGTCGCCGACACTGCCCCAGCGAATCAGCAGGTCATCATCtaggtttattattattattattattattatttgttcaaATTCAATTATATCgttgttcatttaattatatCTTATTATTCTGATGTAGCAGGTGCAGGTCATTGCTGATGATAAGAATAAGATCGCCGCTGACAGGGACACGGTTCGTAACGAGAGCAATTGCTCTCTTCTGGCCACGCTCCGGGGGCATCAACAGGTGATAATTaccaatataataatatttttgtttgaattttataaattctttagTCATTTAATTTGTTCTTTAATTAATTGTTTCATGAATtcctattcatttaattaattctaGCTCGTTTTTATTAATTGATTTGGTGATGGAATTAACAGGCCATATCTGGGATCGCATTAGCATCCGATACAAACAGATTGCTCCTAGGAAGCAAAGATGGGACCATCAGCGTCTGGGATTCAGTCACCGGacaggttaattaattaattttatggaatttaattaatatataaattctGTTAACATTAATAATTAACTACCTCTTTAATTAATTTGTTTACCTAAAAATCATTAAACATTTTCCAGCGTGTTCGTGTAAACATAATGGGTGCTGAAGTTGGAGCCCTCCTCACTGAGCAACATTGGAGCTTTATGGGCGTTTTCGATTCTTTCCAAGTGAGAACTTCTGActcatatatatttatttatttatttattttcatatttcatTAAATTGTTTTTTTTGATAACTTACTAATTAaccttattttaattaattaattaatttattgacAGGCCTACAATTCACATACCAAAACTCAGTATATAATCGAAGAGCTTGGAGGACAAGTTCATGCTATAGCTGCTTCGAATGGATTCGTTTTTGCTGGTAtccaggtatatatatatattatttttaatcacGTTTTAATAGTAAATTATTTGATGTGACTTTTCATGCAATAAATCTCATTTTTGTATTTATTGTTACAGGATGGATCCATTTTGGCTTGGCAATTCAATTCAGAAGAATTAATTACAGAACAGCCGATGGCATCTCTCGATGGGCATCTACTTCCAGTAGTGTCACTGCTAGTGCATGAAGATAAACTCTATTCCGGTTCTATGGATCACACAATTAaggtaattattattattatttttatttttattaaatgttCGAATAATGCATGGTCATTTTATAATTAATCCCTTTATTTTTACTTGACTCCAGGTGTGGGATCTCACTTCGTTACAATGCATACAAACAATTAATGGTCATACATCATCAGTGATGTCGCTGCTTTCATGGGGACCGTATATCCTATCTTGCTCTCTTGATAACTCAATAAAAGTTAGTATTATATTCATTGCTTTATTGTTTCATTTATTATATGGTACATGATTTAATATTAACATTTATTTGTAATaatcatttaatttttctttgtgcaGATTTGGGCCACTTCCGAAGGAAGTCAACAGTTGCAACTAGTTTATACACATCAAGAAAATAACGTGAGTAATTTTTAATATTCCCACTAGCTAGTTTTAATATTCTAATGATCG contains:
- the LOC122011021 gene encoding zinc finger CCCH domain-containing protein 17-like — its product is MESCVLHRNKRVVLQKPPVAVPCVFWRAGRCNRRPCRFLHAEQPPSAPEKNTKRNLQTPLSSPATNAKRNLQTPLSSPATNAKRNLQPPFAPATKGKHNLQPPSAPVANDKHDLAWRGENTASSVVSPHASSGANLSTVERARPVESFADEIVADTAPANQQVQVIADDKNKIAADRDTVRNESNCSLLATLRGHQQAISGIALASDTNRLLLGSKDGTISVWDSVTGQRVRVNIMGAEVGALLTEQHWSFMGVFDSFQAYNSHTKTQYIIEELGGQVHAIAASNGFVFAGIQDGSILAWQFNSEELITEQPMASLDGHLLPVVSLLVHEDKLYSGSMDHTIKVWDLTSLQCIQTINGHTSSVMSLLSWGPYILSCSLDNSIKIWATSEGSQQLQLVYTHQENNGVISLCGISDANAKSVLICARSDRSVCLYDLPSFTRRGQIHFSEELKVVKSDPSCLFFTGDATGELRVWSLSS